From the Cucumis sativus cultivar 9930 chromosome 5, Cucumber_9930_V3, whole genome shotgun sequence genome, the window CGAAACTAGCTGGTTCATACAACTTACCGCCGTCCACTTTACCAAGGCCGGATTCATCACTTGTGCCATTGACCATCAAGGCCATGGATTTTCCGAAGGCCTTCTGTATCATATACCTGACATTAACCCCGTTGTTGAAGACTGTATTTCCTTCTTCGATTCATTCCGTGAGCGTCACGCGCCTTCGTTACCTTCCTTCCTCTACTCGGAGTCCTTGGGCGGCGCGATTGCTCTTCTAATCACGCTCCGTCAGAAATCGACGACGGAGAACTCACGACCGTGGAATGGCGTTGTTCTCAACGGCGCGATGTGTGGAATCAGCCCCAAGTTCAAACCACCATGGCCATTGGAGCACTTTCTATCTTTAGCTGCCGCTTTGCTTCCGACTTGGCGCGTGGTTCCCACCCGCGGATCAATACCGGATGTATCTTTTAAAGTGGACTGGAAACGGAAGCTTGCAACGGCGAGTCCCCGACGCGTGGTGACGCGTCCTAGAGCAGCGACCGCGCAGGAACTTATGAGAGTGTGCAGAGAGTTGCAGGAGAGGTTCGAGGAGGTGGAGGTTCCATTACTGATATCGCACGGCGGCGACGATGTTATCTGCGATCCGGCGTGCGTGGAGGAACTATACCGACGCGCCACCAGTAAAGATAAGACGCTGAAGATATATCCAGGTATGTGGCATCAGTTGATTGGCGAACCTAAAGAGAATGTGGAGCTTGTGTTTGGGGATATGGTTGAGTGGCTCCGGAGTAGGGTTCCTGGGGATGCTTCTATCATGGCGGCCGGAGGAGAGTGATCCACCGTCGAACCACAATTATGTCAATCTAACGTTGCTTTTCAATAAATGTTGGTTAGTTTTGAGGGTTTTGACTCCAAATTTCTAGTACTACACAATTACCTTCGAAGATTGCACAAGTCACCACAAATAAATCAATAGCTTAATAATACATCAAATAATAACctatagttgcaaatataggAAAATCTGTTAAAGTTTATTAATACTAGAGGAAAATATGACATAATAGACGACAATATGACTTAATAGACGACAAGGGTCTGTCAGAATTCATATAGATTTTGCTGTATTTTGATAGCTACGATTATGTTTTTAACTCATTGACCAAAATCTATCTATTTCTATCTTggatgaaatttaaaattttgttttagtttgtaaataatttaatttattataatattttaaaaaatgtctctaattattattcataaaattgccatcaattttaattacctataatttttttccaaacttCTTACCAATTACCACTTGCTAAAcagaaaacatttaattagTTAGAAGATTGCCCTCAAAATCAAGGGATGGATGGTTTAGTAATTATATTGATTATCACTTTAAAGATAGGTAAAATGTTTGTTCGTTGATtactttttatctttataatttcttaaaaattgtatttatgttATCATATTAGACATATTTCTATCTCGTAAAATTGAAACCTCTGacaaatttgattgaataatAGTTTGCTATTAGTCTATAAATCTAAATCTATGATTTCTAAACATTTGTCGaatgaaaacaacaaaaaactcTCTTTCAAAGTTGTGCAAAACGCTGCCGTTTGAATTTGATGGAATACGAAACGCGACCATTACGGTAGCCGTGAGGCTATATATAGTGGCAATAGCGGGAACTTGGAAGCAAGCTGAAGGTGTCAAAATTTCGCGCGAAGAATCGGTGGTTCTTTGAAATTGCTCGAGAAGAGTAGGATCACATCATGCTTTCAACTACATGTAAGATCTTTCTTTCCAATTAATTTCACGAGTCAGTGGTTTTCATTCCAGAGAACTTAATCGCTTCTTCTTTATCTGATTTCTAGTCACGGTTCGATGTTAAACTTTTTGATTCCTCGATCAGACTAGATTAGGTTTCTAAGTTGATTGATATGATTCATCCGTTGCCGATTGGTTTTGGCTTTAAATATCTAGCTGGGTTTTATTAGAATACATTTTGTAAGTAGTAGGTATTATTTTGAAGACAATTTTAGAGTGGACGGTAGTTTTTATTGATGTGTGCATTGAATAGTTATTCGAACATGTGACTCGATGATCTTCGACGGTGGTTGCTTGTTTATTACTGTATGTATATTTGGTGCGATCCGCTTTACTTTACAGCGATCGGTGTTTTGAGTTACTATCTGAAGAACTTCTCATGCGACTAGTCTTCTTTGGATTTCATACTTCCTCGTATTCTTCAATCTTATGCAATATGGTTTTAGTATTTTCCTGATCTATAGAATATTATGTTTGGTAAtcttgttaattttgtttttacaaaatatttatacagcCAGGGATCGAGTTGCCACTGCTTTAGCtaaacaacattttgacttCGATTATTATATGCAATTAAAAGTGCTCTGGCAGTAATAAAATTCCTCTATGCCTTTAATGTAACGCTACAtcatttcttattaattttcaaagttgtaGGAATcgtcattttcaaaacttccGTATGTAATTGTCTTTTTTCGTAGTCTTAATTTCATGTAAGTCTAAGTGATCATTCTTTAGTAATTTGTGTATTCTGTATAAACATTCTGAATTATTTACGTTTATGGAATGATTGATTTGTTATACCGTCCTGAGTTGTCAAGAACTGGTACACGGctaataaaaacttttatatcCTCAACTTACTCCATCTTCTAGatccataaaaaataaattgatgtCTGCATAGTGAagattactattttttttgtataataattGGTAATTGCAGTGTGAATACTCATAAGTCCCAACTAATTTTCTAAAGGTGAAGTTTCTCCTTTCCCAGAAGTATGGCTCgaaatttttgtttacataTATCACCAAAGTTCGTTAAACGTTAGTTAGCAATCTCGTTGTTGCTGAATTCTATGGAGAGACATAGGTTACACATCAGAGCTTGTATCTAACTTTACAGGTGGTGTACAAGCAATTACCGGTACCTCCTCCGCGATTGACCTAAGAATTTCCGAGACCTGCacattgataaaaagatagcAGCTAAGATTGATGCAAAGTTATTTGCTATGAGATTGGTACAAAAATATGAGGAAAAAAACAGACATGCAGAGATATTACATCAAAATATTGCTGCAAAGCTGGTGATTGTTGATTTAGAATTGAGTATATCTTCTCAATCAAGCTAAGAAGTATATCCACTTGATCCCCTAAAATATCCACCTAATGGATATCAAATAGGAATGtggaaaaacaattaaatgaCAGAAAATTATTCTCAAACTTGGCTGTACAACGAGTGAAAAGCATCAGTATTATTAGAAGTTGAGAACAGAACCTCATTTTCAGCTTTTCTGAGATTTTGACATCTTCTGATGAAAGCCTTCTTATAAAGtgatttattttcttgcaAAGAAGCCATGACTTGAGGCAGTGGATCCAAAGTATGCTTCATTTCTTCTAATCTATCAATAGTAAAATGATTTACATTTATGCTTTTGTGGAACTAAATTTATCAACaggcttctttttttttttttcagggAAGAGGCAGGAAAGACCTATGAGGTTAGTACCTAAGCATTATTGCTTCCAGTTTTCTATTTGCCATCAGCTCAAATTCATATGTTATATGTGGAAGCTCCATAAGTTTTAGGGACTTAGAATCTGACTTGTTTAACTCCATATTGTGAAGTTCTAAGATGGATGACTTCTTTATTTTGCATTCCTGCAATCTGTGTAATCCTAAGTCATTTATAGAGCAATAATCTTCCATTGTCTCCTTGAAGACAACATGATATATATCATCTTTAATTTTGGCTTCAATATGGTTACTTTTCATGGTTTCATCCAACTGATTGAACATATTCCTGATGAGATCTCTGCATATTCCATCTGAAATCAGGATCTCCAATTCCCAGGTACTTAAATCATCACAAAACTTTTCTCTCAACCCTTGAAATAAAGCGATGTAAGTTTCTTCCTTCattatgttttgaaattctctttcctctctttcttgcCTTAGCGcgcaaatttgattttgtattcCGCTGTTTTCTTCATCCTGCAGTTGATGCATCTTCCCCCAGACATCTGCCAAAGTATCCACATCAGATTTCTGTCTATGATTTTCTACAAATATTTGCTCCCCTTTCTCTGGAGGTATGTCTTCTTCATTAAAATCCTCATTTTGGtctataattttgttaaccGTAGCATTCAAAATCATCGAATTCTCTAGTTTCTCTAGTATTTCTTGGAACCTTCTTTTGAAGCTTTCAGTACTTTCTTCTCTCCTTAATGATAATGAAGTTTTATCATGAAGCTTTTCTGGATTCCATTGATCCGGTTCTGCTTCTttactctttttcttaataattgactcaaaattcaaaatgttgcACTCTCGGGACCGCATTTCATTTTGGCCAAGAACAGGTTTGAGATCCTCAAACAAGCCTATAACTTCATTCATTAAATCCGACCACCATTTGTTTGCCGAAACTTGCCTCTCTTTCCTTGTCACTTCTGCTTCTATATCCTCTTGACAATCATTCACAAATCCCTTAAGCAGGATTGATATTATGTCGTTCTCAATACTTGACTTTACTTGCTGCTCTATTGCTCCTATTTCAGAAATCAAAATGGCACTGTGCATCTTTCCAAACGCAATATCAAGAGTTTCCTTC encodes:
- the LOC101206769 gene encoding caffeoylshikimate esterase, with the translated sequence MVHPVEDADEQSPFGSLTADEFYARHSVTHGSEFITNSRGLKLFTQWWIPQPPVNPIGIIGIVHGFTGETSWFIQLTAVHFTKAGFITCAIDHQGHGFSEGLLYHIPDINPVVEDCISFFDSFRERHAPSLPSFLYSESLGGAIALLITLRQKSTTENSRPWNGVVLNGAMCGISPKFKPPWPLEHFLSLAAALLPTWRVVPTRGSIPDVSFKVDWKRKLATASPRRVVTRPRAATAQELMRVCRELQERFEEVEVPLLISHGGDDVICDPACVEELYRRATSKDKTLKIYPGMWHQLIGEPKENVELVFGDMVEWLRSRVPGDASIMAAGGE
- the LOC101222640 gene encoding uncharacterized protein LOC101222640; protein product: MDGIFGMIDGSFKLSIVDSTMMLIVHRAMDKAHQRVKSREGVIERLHEISKFYELSVMQLDGCIKFVQEETDTHNPETSHEEVLAGLAEIRNRLQRRLYESELAILQKDRELADRSESEVKLRQALEITERELVSSQEDLELERSRSAGSSNLSPHEGEDDENRDGELGEVKEKIELNDDYEHKVKTKRNRCINDVIRVEEMGSDIDILKETLDIAFGKMHSAILISEIGAIEQQVKSSIENDIISILLKGFVNDCQEDIEAEVTRKERQVSANKWWSDLMNEVIGLFEDLKPVLGQNEMRSRECNILNFESIIKKKSKEAEPDQWNPEKLHDKTSLSLRREESTESFKRRFQEILEKLENSMILNATVNKIIDQNEDFNEEDIPPEKGEQIFVENHRQKSDVDTLADVWGKMHQLQDEENSGIQNQICALRQEREEREFQNIMKEETYIALFQGLREKFCDDLSTWELEILISDGICRDLIRNMFNQLDETMKSNHIEAKIKDDIYHVVFKETMEDYCSINDLGLHRLQECKIKKSSILELHNMELNKSDSKSLKLMELPHITYEFELMANRKLEAIMLRY